The sequence AATTATAGCGCATTTAAATATCGAATCTAATCGGTTGTTGCTGCTTTTATAAAGTCAAAAAAAAGTGGATGTGGTTTGTTTGGCCTTGATTTAAATTCGGGATGAAACTGAGTACCTAAAAACCACTTGTGATCTTTCAATTCTACAATTTCAACTAAGTTTTTCTCTTCAAATAAGCCGCTAGTAACCATACCAGCGCCCTCAAAAGCCTCCTTGAAAAGGTTGTTAAACTCATATCTGTGTCTGTGTCTCTCTAATACCAGCTCTTGATTGTAAGCACGTTTTGCAATAGTATTGTCGGCCAACTTGCATGGAAAAGCTCCAAGTCGCATTGTAGCACCTTTATCTATTACACATTTTTGTTCTTCCATTAGGTCTATTATTGGGAACTTTGTATTTTCATCAAATTCTGTGCTGTTAGCACCTTCCAACCCAAGCACATCTCTAGCAAATTCGATGCACATAATCTGCATACCCAAGCACAGTCCGAAATAAGGTATGTTATTTTCACGGGCATATCTTGCTGACAAGATCTTCCCTTCTATTCCTCTTACGCCAAATCCCCCAGGCACTACGATGCCCTTTACGCCTTCAAACATCTTCTTCGCATCATCCAAAGAATTAATATCTTCAGTATTTATCCATCTAATTTTTAGATCATATCCTAAATGTAGACTGCTGTGTCTTAAAGACTCAACAACGCTAATATAGGAATCAGGCAGGCCTACATATTTTCCTGCGATAGCTATCTCAACCGAACCCTTTAGGCTTCTGGCCATTTCGACTATCCTTGCCCAGCTTTCCAATTGCGGTTCTACATAAGGCTCAATTTTTAACTTGCTTGACACGAGCTTGCTCAGCTTGTTTGACTCGAGCATTATTGGAGCCTCATAAATGACGTCCTTCACGTCTTGCAATGGGATTACCGCTTCTGGCTCTACGTCGCAAAACAAAGATATTTTTTCCCTTATCGAGCTATTAATGGACTTTTCTGATCTAAGAATTATAATATCAGGCTGAATCCCAATACTTCTCAGTTCTTTAACGCTGTGCTGAGTGGGCTTTGTTTTAAGCTCTTTTGCAGCCTTTAAATAAGGGACAAGAGTTAAGTGAATATAAAGGGTGTTATCCCTGCCAACATCTTTCTTAAATTGTCTAATTGCCTCCAAAAACGGCTCGCCTTCAATATCTCCTACTGTGCCTCCGACCTCACAAATAAGGATGCCTCCATCTGTAAGCAGCTCTGCAGCCTCTTTTACCTTTGCCTTTATTTCGTTTATTACGTGTGGGACAACCTGCACGGTACCTCCCAAGAAATCTCCGCGCCTTTCCTTCAATAAAATTTCTTGATAGACCATGCCAGATGTCAGGTTCGATGATTTGGTTAGACTCGTATTTATAAATCTCTCATAGTGTCCAAGGTCAAGATCTGTCTCAGCCCCATCATCAGTTACAAATACTTCTCCATGTTGATAGGGATTCATTGTCCCCGGATCCACATTTAAATAAGGATCGAGTTTGATAACGTTTACCTTTTGCCCCATAGACTTAAGGATCCTCCCTAAGGATGCAACTACTATACCCTTACCAAGCGATGAGGTAACCCCACCTGTGACAAAAACAAACTTTGTATTATTGTTTGACTTCATCGATCTCTCCTTTCTCTATTCTGACCAGTACATCCTTTATCCTCTTGCCATCTACCTTTAAAACTTTAAATTCTATACCTTTAAATGTTATTTTGTCACCCTCTTTAGGAATTTTGCCGAATAAAGCGAACAAAAGTCCTGCAAGAGTCTCTTCATTATAATCATCGATAAAGTCTTCAAAATCGAGTTCTATTTTAGCTGCAAACTCTCTCAAACTCAATCTCCCATTGGCTACAAAACTATCCTCTGTATAATCCTTCACCAATGCTTCTTCATCGAAATCATATTCATCTCTAATTTCACCGACTATTTCCTCAACCAGGTCTTCTACCGTCAAAAGTCCCGCAGTACCTCCAAATTCATCTATTACAATAGCCATGTACAGCCTTTTGGTCTGAAGTTCTCTGAAAAGCTCGCTAATATTTTTGCCTTCTGGAATAAAATATGCTTCTCGAAGGGATGAATCAATGTTTTTCGAATAGTCGGTCGACGGGCCTAAATTCATAAGGATATCTTTTACATATAAAATGCCTACTATATTGTCTATATCCTCATCAAAAACAGGATACCTCGAATGCCCTTCATTTCTGATAATCTCTAACGTATCGCTCAAAGTAGTGCCTTTTTTTATACATACCATATCAATTCTTGGAATCATTATCTCCCTTACAACCTTGTCTTTGAATTCAAAGACACCGCTAATCATTTCTTTTTCCTCTTTCTCAATTACGCCCTCTTCCTCGCTTACGTTAACAAGATATTTCAATTCACTCTCTGTAATCGAGGGTAATCCCTTAATATTTTTTATTCCAAATGGCATCAAAAAGGTCCCCGATATTGAAGTAAACATAAAGACAAACGGTTTGCTAATATGTGTCATAAGATACAGGAAAGATATTAGAACAAAAAATATTTTATCAGCCATATAATAACCGATAGTCTTAGGAACTATCTCCCCTATTACAATGATAAAAAGTGAAGATATTACAATTGAAAATGTAGCAGCTATTGCAATAGAGCCAATATTGTTGACAGAAAAGAGCTCTATCATAAAAGAAGTTATCAGGGTAGAAAGGGCAATATTAACAAAGTTGTTCAACAGTAGAAGAGTTGTTATTACTTCTTGAGGATGTATCAAGAGGTATTCTGCTTTTTCATGCCCCGACTGTTTATCGTTGATCCACTGCATTATCTTGATTCTGCTGGCTTTTGTAAAAACAGTCTCAGTGCAAGACAAAAAGGCAGAACAGATAATCAAAAATAAAGATAACAAAAAATATGGCATCATATTAGGTTAACACCTTAAACGAATGACTAACAAGGTTGCCAAAACCTACAATATGTGGAGAAATTCTGTTGAAGATTAAAATTAAAAAGATGATTACAGAAAAAAAGCATGCGATTAAGACGAAGGAAGCTGACATATCTTTTATTATTCCAACTCTATCATCAAATTCTGGTTTAACAAAATCCATAATCCTCTCAATCACAGAATTGATCATCTCAGAAACTATAACCATAGAAGAAGAGAGTAAAACCATAGCCCATTCATAAGGTCTAAACCTAATTAAAAATCCTAAGAATAATAGAAATAAAAACATAGACATCTGAATTTTTAGATTCCTCTCCTCTTTAAGAGCCCTTAAAAAACCCTTTATAGCGAAATAAAAGCTCCTATAAATACTGTGAGACCTTTTCAAGACAAGCTTTCTCCTTAGATCTCATTTCTCCTTCACTAACTTCATTGTCATGATCGTACCCTAAATTGTGCAAAATTCCGTGTATAGCCAACCACAATAAGTAGTTCTCAAAGCTACTTGTTGCAATACCCTGAGTCCATCCCCCATAAGAGTCAGACACAAAATCTTCTTTTGCTTTTTCAACAGAAATTACAATGTCTCCCAAAATACCAAAGTCTCTGTCACCTTCGAAAGACAAAACATCTGTAGGATAATCGTTTCCAAGATACTCTTTATTTAACTGGGAAATCTCGTCATTATCTGTCAAGAGTAAACTAAGTTCGAGCTTTCCCACATCAAAAAACTTCATAGCCCCATTAATAGCTTTTTTTAAACCACTGTAATTTATTTTATATCGTTTTCTTTTAGATAATACAAGACTCATGTAAGAATTATAAATCCAAAATTTTTGAAATGTCTCATAATAATCCCCAGTTTATAAATCCTCCAAAATTATTTAAATAATGTATAACTTTATTTTTTATTAAGTTCTGCTAAATCTGGATATTCAATTCTTTGATGAAAAGAACCCATAAACAGCCTTATAAAGACTTCCTTGATCCTTAGAAGCTCTTGAAGTGTCATAGGAGATTCGCTGAGCTGACCATCCTCAAGCTTATTCTTAAAAATTCTATCAATTAAACTGTCTATCTTCGGGAATACCGATCCAGAAGAAGCCCTCACAGCAGCTTCTACCGCATCTGCGAGCATCACTATAGCAGCCTCCTTAGTTTTTGGCAGAGGGCCAGGATATCTAAAATCCTTCTCTTCAACCTCAGAAAAGCCAGACTGCAAAGCCTTATGGTAGAAGAAGACGATCAAGCTTGTGCCGTGGTGCTGTGAAACTATATCCAATATCTTTTCAGGAATGCCATAAGATTTTCCGATTTCCACACCATCTTTTACATGTGAAATCAATATTGTGGCAGAAAGCCAGGGCGATATTTCAGAATGCAAATTCACGCCGTTTTTCTGATTCTCTACAAAAAATTGAGGCCTTTTCAGCTTCCCAATATCATGATAATAAGAGGCAACTCTTGCCAATAAAGGATCGGCATTTATTTCTTCAGCAGCCGTTTCCGCCAGATTTGCAACTATCACGCTGTGATGATATGTACCAGGAGCCTCTATTTGCAATCTCTTTAAAAGCGGATGGCTAGGATTCGATAAATCTATCAATTTCAATGGGCTAAGAACTCCCACAGTGCTCTCAATATAAGGTAGGGCTCCCATTGCAGCAATCGATGATAAAAATCCATTCGCAATAGCAAAAGCAAACTGACCCAAAGAATCAAGTATGTTTATACCGCTCCAAATATCCCAAAGCAAAACAGCCAAGAAAAAGGTCAGAGAAAATAGGAAGGCAGTATCGGACAAGTCGCCTCTTCTCTGTATGCCTCTACCGAAAAATGCTCCAGCAAATGCGCTGATAATTGCCATATAAAACCCAAGCAAACTAAAATTGCCAAAAAAGAACACTAATATAGCCAATACAACAGAATAAAGGAGAGATATAGCAGGTGTAAAAATCAACGACAAGAGCAATGAAACACTGGCAAGTGGAACGATAATCGGAGAAATAGGGAACAATACAAAAACAAAAAGTATATAAACAGAAGATAATACTCCAAGGACTATCATATGCCCCCTGTCAAGAACTATCTTTGGAGAGAAATTAGCTATAATAAACCTAAATGCCAACAATAGAAGTCCTGAAAAGAAAAATAGACTTACAAAATTTCTAATCCCCGAAAGATTGTCCATAATGCCCAATTCCTTAAGTACATATGCCTTTTCAGGAGTCAAAATCTCTCCGCTTCTCACCAGAATCTGACCCTTTTTCACATCGACTACTACTGGTACTATGTCTTGGATTGCCTTTTGTTTGAGCTCGTTCGTTAGACCGTTATCTACAGTTGCATTTATTCTAAAATATCCCAAAATCAAATTCATAAATGACTGAGATGTGCCAGGATCGAGATTCAATGAATTTATTACCCCTGCCACTTCATTGGACAACACATCAAGCCTTTCTTCCCTGGGCAAAACAGCAAAAACTTTGTTAAGGTCTATCTCCAATTCTTTTGGATTAGCGCTCATAAGAGAAGTGATATCTCTTTGCGTTAAAAAGGGTGCCAGATCCTTTAGCTTGGTAGATCTTTGAGATTCAGACAAATCCTTAGTAGATTGCAAATTTGAAAGAAAAAGGTTGACAGACTCCTGAACAGAAACAAATTTGCTAATTGAAACCACAAGGACATCTGGGACAGATCTCTCCCGTTGTAGTTTAAGAGCCTCGGTAGCAACTGTATTGACAATTTGGGCGTCTTTTGGAGAAACCACATCAAACGGAACCATCTTCCCAACAGATAAAGAAGGATAAACCCCTCCCATATTATAAAGAAGGGCTGATAACATAAGCGCGATTAACAGGTAACTAAAGAGCTCTTCCCCTTTGAATCGCAACCAAAAAGGCTTTAGCTGACCGAATAGAGAGCCAAAGCGAGTGAAATACATTTTAATCTAAGTTATCTTTTTTTTCTTTTTTTTGCAGCCTCAGCTCTCTTCTTCTTTTTCTTAACACTTGGACTTTCATAAAATTCCCTTTTTCGAACCTCGGAAAGGATTCCCTCTTGCTGAACTACCTTGTTGAAACGTTTTAATGCACTGTCTATTGATTCATCTTTGTTAATACGAATTTCTGGCAAAGTTTAACAACCTCCTCAAAATTATCATCCAGGTGGCCACTCCATTGGCCTGCCACCAATCACATGAAAATGAAGATGGAACACTGTCTGTCCTCCATCATCTCCAACATTTGTAACAACTCTGTATCCTTTAACAAGTCCTGCATTTTGGGCAATCAAATCGCACACATACAACAAATGGGAAACTAGCCCAAAATCAGAAACATCATTAAGACTCTTTATGTGTTTCTTTGGTATTACAAGGGCATGAAAAGGAGCTACAGGATTGATATCTTTGAAAGCTAAAGAATTATCATCCTCATATATTATCTGAGAGTCAAGCTTTTTTTCTGCTATAAGGCAAAATACGCAATTCTCCAGATAAAACCTCCTAAATAAAGTACTCCCGCAGTGCCGTGTGCCAAGAGTCTTGAACCCAATCCTCATACAGTAATGGGCATACCTTCTTGCTAATTGTTTGCGATATGCAAACACAACGCCAGAAGCGATCTGCCCTTGAAGTTCGGTGTTAGCTCAAGATCTCAAGAGTATCACGAGCACCGCAGGAACTTATAAGAGTATAACATAAAATAGACTTAGAGTTAATAGAATAAAAGTTTGATGTTAAATAAGACCGTTTATAGCTTTGACTGTAAAAAATAATTTAAGTTAAAGTATATAATATAAAAATGATTTCAAAAGAGAAAACTAAGATACTTGTAATATTTGGCTATCCCGGTATTGGTGACATATTATTGGCATCGCCAGTGTTAAGAGCATTAAATAGCTATTATAAAGACGTAGAATTTACCCTTTTTGCAAGGAAAATTTCTTCACTTTACAGCGTTTTCAACATTATCCCTTCCTGTGAAAAAGTTGTGTTCTATGATAAAAACGGCGAACACAAAGGTAACTTATCCTTTCTCAGGCTATGTACTTCTTTAAGAGGTCAGAAATTTGATCACGCTATAGTTTTGCACCACTCACCAAGAAATTCTATCGTCTCTTTTCTCTCTGGCGCTAAAAACAGAATAGGGTTAGACTATGGAATAAACAAAATCTTTCTAACAAAATATGTAGAACCAAATGAAAATCAAAATATTATTTATTATTATGCTGATGTTCTAAAAGCTATGGGGATAAATATATTTGACACAAGACCATGGATAATACGGCAAAATGTAGAAAGAGTAAAGAACAGGATAGTTTTCTCGATTGGTTCTAGTTGGTATCGAAAAGAATGGCCGCCTGAGTATTTTGCCCTGCTTGCGAATATGCTTGACAAAAATGGTTTTGAGGTAATCTTGGTCGGATCTGAAAAAGATATAGAAAAAGCAAACGTTATTATTTCAAAATCGAACGTTATAAATATGGTAAACAAAACAAAAAACCTTTTGGATCTGTGCAAGATAATAGAAAGCTCAAGCCTATTAATCTGCCCAGATACAGCAAGTCTTCACATAGCCAGAGGGCTTGACACAAAAACAATAAGCCTTTTTGGACCAACTTCACCTCTAATATATGGCCCCCTCCCAGAGGAAACAGATCACAGGGCAATATACAAAAATCTTCCCTGCTCGGATAGATGCATTGACAAAGAGTGTCAGGAAAACCTTTGCATGAAGCAGATTAGCCCAGATGAGGTTTATGAAAAAGCATTGGATATCCTCTCTAATCAGTAAGCTTTATTGTTGAGAGGGTCATAAAGTATGCCAATATTTCAAGCTGCATTCTACCGTAAAACATATTTCCAGTAAGTCCCTCGCCAAGCCAATACCCCGTTATAAAAGTAACGAGAACAGAACATAGGGCCCATTGAAAACCCTTTGAATTTCTGAGCAAATTTATAGTCTGTTTGTAATACTGATAAAGCAATGCCACAAGACAAATTAAGCCAACTATTCCCATATCAGTTAAAACTTGAATAAAGGTGTTATGCGCGTGAGCTACCGAGTTTGCAAGTGGGTCTTTTGGGTTGAGATATCTATAGTGATAAGCAAAGTGTCCCGCGCCTACACCGATTATTGGACTAAGAGGAAATATTTTAAAGATAGCTACCTTCCAGAACATTATCCTCTCGTGATTCGCAGTATATGTAAAGTTTAATAAATCAATAAAATTCGTTATACCCACATTTCTTTTAATAGGAGCGAGCAAGCCAATAGCGAAAATAATTGCCGAAGCAATCAGGCCCTTTGTCCTGAAAATCAATATCACAAATAAGCAAAGCCCTATTATGCTGGATATAAAGCTCCCTCTTGCACTTGATACATACAACACAAAAAGCTCAAAAAAGTAGATGGCAAACCAAAAATAAAAAGATTTCTTTCTATAGTTATATACTGCAAGGATAAAGGGAGCCAGTAGTGCAAGAGCCTGATAGGCGCTATAAGCGGTGTAGTAATGAAAGCTACCGACAACCTCGCGATTTCTTAGCCATTGGAAGAAAAATGCATATATTGTAATGGGCAGGGAAGAACAAGTCAAAGCAATAAAAGAGAAAACCACATCTCTTTTGGATTTTATAATACAGTATGTAACAAATATTACAATAGCATATTCAAGGTAGGTGCTAGTCCATCTCAACCACAGTTCTTTATCAGCAGCTGCTATGCCAGAGAGAACGGCCGATCCGAACAAAAATAGCGCATAAGGCAGTATGCCCTTTTTTAATATAGACAAGTTTTCTTTGGTCAGGCATGTTAACAAAGACAAAGTTAAAAACAGATAATCAACGGCATTGCTGAGAGGATTTGAAAATAAAAATAAACAAAAGAAGATCAAAGAAATTTTATGCCTATTCATAAATACGTTTTTCATAAAGGTGCTCCCTATTAAAATTTTTTATATTTTAACACCAAACACAAAAATAAGTCTTGAAAGTTGTATAAGTGGTTTTATTTTAAACTAATTATTTACAAAAAATTAACATTCTTCATGTTTAATATTTAAGAAGAGGTGATAAATATGAAACAATTGTTAAGAGAGATAATAGAGAATAAACATTTTACAACCTTGTTCCAACCTATATTTTCACTTTCAAACGGCAATGTGGTTGGCTATGAAGCTCTTACAAGGGGTCCAGAAGGATCTATATTGTATAATCCAGAAAAGCTATTTGAAAGTGCAAAAAATGAAAGCTTATTATGGGAAATGGAATTATCTACAAGATCAAGTGCTATAGAAAGATTTCTTAGCTTTCAATCAGATAAAATGCTATTTTTAAACGTGGATCCAGATATAATAAAGGATGAAAAATTTGTTAAGGGATCTACGAAACATCTACTCGAAAATATAATTAAGCAGTCCAATATAGTATTTGAAATTACTGAAAAAACAGCAATAAAAGATTATATAGAGTTCAAAGAAATTATCAAAAACTATAAAACGCAAGGTTACAAAATTGCAATTGACGATGTGGGAGCAGGATATTCTGGTCTTACCACCATTTCTGAAGTAAGACCAAACTTTATAAAAATTGACATGTTTCTTATAAGGGACATCGATAAAAATAATTTCAAAAAATCTATAGTAAAGGC is a genomic window of Thermodesulfobium sp. 4217-1 containing:
- a CDS encoding glycosyltransferase family 9 protein produces the protein MISKEKTKILVIFGYPGIGDILLASPVLRALNSYYKDVEFTLFARKISSLYSVFNIIPSCEKVVFYDKNGEHKGNLSFLRLCTSLRGQKFDHAIVLHHSPRNSIVSFLSGAKNRIGLDYGINKIFLTKYVEPNENQNIIYYYADVLKAMGINIFDTRPWIIRQNVERVKNRIVFSIGSSWYRKEWPPEYFALLANMLDKNGFEVILVGSEKDIEKANVIISKSNVINMVNKTKNLLDLCKIIESSSLLICPDTASLHIARGLDTKTISLFGPTSPLIYGPLPEETDHRAIYKNLPCSDRCIDKECQENLCMKQISPDEVYEKALDILSNQ
- a CDS encoding hemolysin family protein, coding for MMPYFLLSLFLIICSAFLSCTETVFTKASRIKIMQWINDKQSGHEKAEYLLIHPQEVITTLLLLNNFVNIALSTLITSFMIELFSVNNIGSIAIAATFSIVISSLFIIVIGEIVPKTIGYYMADKIFFVLISFLYLMTHISKPFVFMFTSISGTFLMPFGIKNIKGLPSITESELKYLVNVSEEEGVIEKEEKEMISGVFEFKDKVVREIMIPRIDMVCIKKGTTLSDTLEIIRNEGHSRYPVFDEDIDNIVGILYVKDILMNLGPSTDYSKNIDSSLREAYFIPEGKNISELFRELQTKRLYMAIVIDEFGGTAGLLTVEDLVEEIVGEIRDEYDFDEEALVKDYTEDSFVANGRLSLREFAAKIELDFEDFIDDYNEETLAGLLFALFGKIPKEGDKITFKGIEFKVLKVDGKRIKDVLVRIEKGEIDEVKQ
- a CDS encoding histidine triad nucleotide-binding protein gives rise to the protein MENCVFCLIAEKKLDSQIIYEDDNSLAFKDINPVAPFHALVIPKKHIKSLNDVSDFGLVSHLLYVCDLIAQNAGLVKGYRVVTNVGDDGGQTVFHLHFHVIGGRPMEWPPG
- a CDS encoding HDIG domain-containing metalloprotein produces the protein MYFTRFGSLFGQLKPFWLRFKGEELFSYLLIALMLSALLYNMGGVYPSLSVGKMVPFDVVSPKDAQIVNTVATEALKLQRERSVPDVLVVSISKFVSVQESVNLFLSNLQSTKDLSESQRSTKLKDLAPFLTQRDITSLMSANPKELEIDLNKVFAVLPREERLDVLSNEVAGVINSLNLDPGTSQSFMNLILGYFRINATVDNGLTNELKQKAIQDIVPVVVDVKKGQILVRSGEILTPEKAYVLKELGIMDNLSGIRNFVSLFFFSGLLLLAFRFIIANFSPKIVLDRGHMIVLGVLSSVYILFVFVLFPISPIIVPLASVSLLLSLIFTPAISLLYSVVLAILVFFFGNFSLLGFYMAIISAFAGAFFGRGIQRRGDLSDTAFLFSLTFFLAVLLWDIWSGINILDSLGQFAFAIANGFLSSIAAMGALPYIESTVGVLSPLKLIDLSNPSHPLLKRLQIEAPGTYHHSVIVANLAETAAEEINADPLLARVASYYHDIGKLKRPQFFVENQKNGVNLHSEISPWLSATILISHVKDGVEIGKSYGIPEKILDIVSQHHGTSLIVFFYHKALQSGFSEVEEKDFRYPGPLPKTKEAAIVMLADAVEAAVRASSGSVFPKIDSLIDRIFKNKLEDGQLSESPMTLQELLRIKEVFIRLFMGSFHQRIEYPDLAELNKK
- the rpsU gene encoding 30S ribosomal protein S21, producing MPEIRINKDESIDSALKRFNKVVQQEGILSEVRKREFYESPSVKKKKKRAEAAKKRKKR
- a CDS encoding diacylglycerol kinase produces the protein MKRSHSIYRSFYFAIKGFLRALKEERNLKIQMSMFLFLLFLGFLIRFRPYEWAMVLLSSSMVIVSEMINSVIERIMDFVKPEFDDRVGIIKDMSASFVLIACFFSVIIFLILIFNRISPHIVGFGNLVSHSFKVLT
- the ybeY gene encoding rRNA maturation RNase YbeY encodes the protein MKFFDVGKLELSLLLTDNDEISQLNKEYLGNDYPTDVLSFEGDRDFGILGDIVISVEKAKEDFVSDSYGGWTQGIATSSFENYLLWLAIHGILHNLGYDHDNEVSEGEMRSKEKACLEKVSQYL
- a CDS encoding O-antigen ligase family protein, with product MKNVFMNRHKISLIFFCLFLFSNPLSNAVDYLFLTLSLLTCLTKENLSILKKGILPYALFLFGSAVLSGIAAADKELWLRWTSTYLEYAIVIFVTYCIIKSKRDVVFSFIALTCSSLPITIYAFFFQWLRNREVVGSFHYYTAYSAYQALALLAPFILAVYNYRKKSFYFWFAIYFFELFVLYVSSARGSFISSIIGLCLFVILIFRTKGLIASAIIFAIGLLAPIKRNVGITNFIDLLNFTYTANHERIMFWKVAIFKIFPLSPIIGVGAGHFAYHYRYLNPKDPLANSVAHAHNTFIQVLTDMGIVGLICLVALLYQYYKQTINLLRNSKGFQWALCSVLVTFITGYWLGEGLTGNMFYGRMQLEILAYFMTLSTIKLTD
- a CDS encoding CTP synthase, which produces MKSNNNTKFVFVTGGVTSSLGKGIVVASLGRILKSMGQKVNVIKLDPYLNVDPGTMNPYQHGEVFVTDDGAETDLDLGHYERFINTSLTKSSNLTSGMVYQEILLKERRGDFLGGTVQVVPHVINEIKAKVKEAAELLTDGGILICEVGGTVGDIEGEPFLEAIRQFKKDVGRDNTLYIHLTLVPYLKAAKELKTKPTQHSVKELRSIGIQPDIIILRSEKSINSSIREKISLFCDVEPEAVIPLQDVKDVIYEAPIMLESNKLSKLVSSKLKIEPYVEPQLESWARIVEMARSLKGSVEIAIAGKYVGLPDSYISVVESLRHSSLHLGYDLKIRWINTEDINSLDDAKKMFEGVKGIVVPGGFGVRGIEGKILSARYARENNIPYFGLCLGMQIMCIEFARDVLGLEGANSTEFDENTKFPIIDLMEEQKCVIDKGATMRLGAFPCKLADNTIAKRAYNQELVLERHRHRYEFNNLFKEAFEGAGMVTSGLFEEKNLVEIVELKDHKWFLGTQFHPEFKSRPNKPHPLFFDFIKAATTD